In the genome of Chitinivorax tropicus, one region contains:
- a CDS encoding FecR/PupR family sigma factor regulator: protein MERPDPVWDAAWQWVMLRHEQGFTEPCPTELCAWLEADSSHQRAYDDACKLWEALAVSQIAKQV from the coding sequence ATGGAAAGACCAGATCCGGTATGGGATGCCGCATGGCAGTGGGTCATGTTGCGGCATGAGCAAGGTTTCACAGAGCCCTGCCCAACCGAGCTATGTGCTTGGCTGGAGGCAGACAGTAGCCATCAGCGGGCCTATGACGATGCTTGCAAGTTATGGGAAGCCTTGGCAGTCAGCCAGATCGCCAAGCAAGTGTGA
- a CDS encoding DUF2238 domain-containing protein translates to MNYIPNKKTSVLLMAAVFVLTWIMPKWPVEQALHSSLTVVGFFLLWRYVAKYDMDDLDFLLIALFISVHSIAARWLYSNVPYERWLVDCCGISLNHLFASDRNHFDRLVHFLYGFCFMVPIMSHVIKQRQSNQRVAFYVGLSAIMITSLWYEWFEWLIAVLLSPADAESYNGQQGDIWDAHKDMLLATLGGLLSGLGYRKLKQSPVPANG, encoded by the coding sequence ATGAACTACATACCCAACAAAAAAACCTCTGTGCTCTTGATGGCCGCTGTCTTTGTCCTGACCTGGATTATGCCCAAATGGCCGGTGGAGCAGGCGCTGCACAGCTCGCTGACTGTTGTCGGCTTTTTCCTGTTGTGGCGTTATGTCGCCAAGTACGACATGGATGATCTGGATTTCCTGCTGATTGCCCTATTCATCTCGGTCCATTCAATTGCCGCGCGTTGGCTGTATTCCAACGTCCCCTATGAACGCTGGTTGGTGGATTGCTGCGGCATCTCGTTGAATCACCTTTTCGCATCCGACCGAAACCATTTTGATCGGTTGGTGCATTTTCTATATGGCTTCTGTTTCATGGTGCCGATCATGTCGCATGTGATCAAGCAGCGGCAGTCAAACCAGAGGGTTGCTTTTTACGTGGGCCTTTCCGCCATCATGATCACCAGCTTGTGGTACGAGTGGTTCGAATGGCTGATTGCCGTGCTGTTATCACCTGCCGATGCAGAGTCCTACAATGGTCAGCAAGGTGACATCTGGGATGCCCATAAGGACATGTTGCTGGCAACGCTGGGCGGGCTGCTTTCAGGGTTAGGGTATCGTAAGCTCAAGCAGTCACCCGTGCCCGCCAATGGCTGA